Genomic DNA from Manis pentadactyla isolate mManPen7 chromosome 14, mManPen7.hap1, whole genome shotgun sequence:
GTAGGTTCCAAGCCCAATGAGCCATGGGGCTTGCAGAGGAGAAACCAAACTGTTAaccattttgaaaacaaaagttTCATCTTAACAGGGAAGATGAACTGTAACTTCCCTCCATCGGAGGGAAGATGGAAAACCTTTCCACACTAACAAAGCAGCTAGGATCTGGCATTCCGTTCCGTCTCAGCCAAGCACTCCCGAACCAGCCCTCTTGCATGAATGATGCCTGCAAGAGAAGCAGAGGCTGGTAATCATCCAAAAGAAGCCATTCCAGAAGACGACAGGGTGCTTCTCTCTGCCCTGCTGTAAACCCCTCTGTCTGTAAGGGGACCCAGGACCTGCACCCAAACACGCAGGACTCTTGCAGTTTGAAAAGGCAGTAACATCCCCCTACACACACCTCTCAAAGATCTCCCTCCTAGCCCAAACTCTTTATGTCTCCTAAAAATTCCTTCCTGCACTCAAGGTGACAACCAGTAAGCTCTCTTTTCATGACATGTTGACAGATGAACAGGGTGAGTGTGTCTCTACCCAAACTCTTTAAGCCTGACCCACTTTGGAGATTCCATGTCTTTAACTCATTATGCTTCTCAACTTCTTCGGACTCTAGAAGGGGCCTGAACAATGTCAAGGAGGCCCACACAGCTGACGTTGCAGAACACCTACTGCTCATTCATGTCCAACCTTGGTCCATGTGGGTTCCTCCCGCAGGTACCTGAACCACCTGCCCCATTACCCTTCCCCTGCCTTTCATCTCCATTTGGTGGTTATCTTTCGGACTTGGTGTTGGGTTTTCTTTTGGCCTTTAGTGAACTTCATGAAATATTGATCTCATTTTATAAGACACCAAGAATCTATTTCTTCTAAGAGACAACACCTAGAGGGCACTGGGAGTCATTTAGACGCCCACACCTCACAAATCTCAgagctttggaaaacattttctgtaaagggccagacagcatgtattttaggctttgcgggacatgtggtctctgtcacaactcaCTCTGTCATTGTctcatgaaagcagccatagatataCATAAGCAAAGGGTGCAGCTGTGTCCCAATAAATCTTTATGGACAATGAAGTTGGAAttacatataattttcacatgtcagAAAACTTTTTCGCCACTAAAAAGTGCACAAACCATCTTAGGCCCATCAGATACAGTTTAACAACCTACCAAAAATGCACCTGACTCCCTGGAGCCCTGGGTAACACCTTCTCACCCTATGACAAACGTGGCTCACTTGGGCTCAGCTGCTGATCAGGATGACTGTGGGACCAGCTGCTCGCTCGCCCAGCATATGCCTGAGTGGTCACTGGGTATATCCACGTGTTGACTTGAACCACCAGCTTGTTCGGGGGACCACAGATCACTTAGACTTTGGGGTCCAGCATATTCCCAGGGATTTCCATTTGGGTAACCGGCACTCCCATTACTAGGACCATCTCACTTCCTCTGCAAACAGCAGCCTGGGCAGCAGGGTGATGCCCACCTGACCCCAGGTTGGACCAGGGTTAAGGTCCACATCTCTCCCCCAAAGCCTCTTCACTGTAGCCTCTAAGTGCCAGCTCCCCACCATGCCTGGGCCTGTTATTACTCACCTGGCCTGTCTCTTCACCAACACCAGTAAAGCCCACAGCCTTCCCtatcactgcagagtcatggcctCAAGTCTGTCCCCCTTTATGCTCAGATTTATCACCAAAGAATGCTCCTCTCATTTCTTTCTAATGTTGCCCCTCCAACCTTTTTAAGAACCCCCAAGTCCCTCCTGAAATTGAATTCGCACATAGGCCATTGCTGCTCTGAATGGCCACTTTCTAAAATAGTTGttcttttctcccctcggctCCTCTTAAGGAGGAAGCGGCCTATTCACTGCCTCCTGAAATCCCCTGGCCGGTTACATCTTCACAGGAATCACTTTTTCCTGTGATtttcacccacccacctgccctcTTCAGTTGAGAAGGAACCTCAGTGTTCTCACTTCCCCTCCCCCAGACTAGGACAGACCCGCTCCCCTCCTCTAAGTAGTTGACAGCAAAAGTCAATGCAGGACCCTACAACTTTGCAGGACCCCACAACTCCATTTCATCGGCTTTGCCCGTTTGGCCCCCTGCAGCTCCCTGCAATCAGTGTCTGCCAACAGGAGCAGAGTAGGCAAGGGCGCAGCTGCAGGGGCCAAGGTACAAAGATTCCTTTTTAAAGCAGGTGGACCTTCCCGGGAAGCATGCAGGGCAAGGAAGGCTCAGTGCTGGGGCTGCCCTTCTTAGAAGCCTCGTCTGGCTGCCATTCCCGTCCGACCCCAGACGGCCTGCATCCCcagatgcactcaccccacctGATGCCTCCACAACCAATGTTAATTCTGTAACAGAACCGGAGCCCCTGTGGCATAGGGGACTCCTCCCCGCCCCAACCGTCCAATTTTTTCCcagaaaatcttttaaaactgGGCCATGTTCTGGGTCACCCCACAGCGAGGCAGCCCTGCAGGAGCTGGGCCTGTGACATACCCCGCTTCAGCCTCTCCATGGCACTCTTGCTCCCTGCATATGTGGGCCTGATCTCTTTCCCCAGCTCTTCGATGATGGCCAGCAGCTCGGCATATTTGCTCTGGGGTGCCTGACTGTTCCCCGTTCCCTAGAATCAGAAAGAAAAGGGTTCGGATGGATTGAACCCTGACCCCAGTGCTGTGGTCAGAACCCCACCACATGTCCATTCACAGGAAGGGCAGGGCAAGGAGGGGCCCCAGGCAGGTTGGTGGAGGGAGGGCTGCCTGGCCCAGACACGTGGAGCTGCTGCCTCCACAGGCACCAGGCATGTCCCCTCTGAGGACAGCTCCAGGCCAGTAAGCTGGTCTTCCCACTGTCCCAGCACACTCCAGGAAACCACCCTGTGGGCTCCAGAAAGCCCTTTCATCATCTCATGTGAGGAGAGGTGGACTGGCCTGTCTCGCCAGGAAAGGGCTCACTGGGGTCACCCAGACAGATGAGCAAGTATGTCCCAGGGGCAGAGGGCCCTGAGCAAGTGGACAAGATGGATGCACACCTAGGGTCAGCAGACTACCACAGCTACAAAGACCACGGGGACGGGGCCCAGACCCCAAACAGCCCAGAGCAAGCACCCAGGTCAGCAAGGCCACCTGCTCGGGCCTCCCCACACCAGGTGGCACCAGGGCAGGCACCCCCCCGCAGCTGCTCCTCCCTCCACCACCACCTCTGCTTGGCCACT
This window encodes:
- the CDK2AP1 gene encoding cyclin-dependent kinase 2-associated protein 1 isoform X2, which codes for MATSSQYRQLLSDYGPPSLGYTQGTGNSQAPQSKYAELLAIIEELGKEIRPTYAGSKSAMERLKRGIIHARGLVRECLAETERNARS
- the CDK2AP1 gene encoding cyclin-dependent kinase 2-associated protein 1 isoform X1; the protein is MSYKPNLAAHMPAASLNAAGSIHPPSTSMATSSQYRQLLSDYGPPSLGYTQGTGNSQAPQSKYAELLAIIEELGKEIRPTYAGSKSAMERLKRGIIHARGLVRECLAETERNARS